A region of the Arachis hypogaea cultivar Tifrunner chromosome 15, arahy.Tifrunner.gnm2.J5K5, whole genome shotgun sequence genome:
aatcagttttattataatttgttaagaaattaaaaaataatcgaTTTATTGATACGTCCAATAATAATACGACACATAAACGTCTTTACAAAAACGTTACGCGTCTTTATGGGAGCATCCCCAGTataattcttctttttatttctgtCTCAGAATGATATATAACGCAAAAGGTTGTTTTCCACGTTTTGGGTTGTTTTTAATATCCGGCCCATTGTTGAGTCTCAactctcaagcccttaattacatTAGTAATTGGATGATTATACTCAATATAACACATGTAATATGTtgtctcttttcttctcttttttccctCCCCTCCTCCTCATAATTAGGCGCTGAATTGTTTTACAACTAGAACCTCTTATTCTTAATAAGAAAATCTTATATCTCTAGTGCGATTTATGTGTGTAAAATGAGCAAAAAATAACGGTTGCCTGGCCGAAAGTTAATTGATAACTTCTGCGAGATTCTGGACATATATATATTTGGTCATGTAATTCTGGATATTCATTTTGGTCTGTAAACAGTGCATAATCTTCATCAGGCCTCTGATGAGTTTTTGTCATAATAGTTTCCGACTTCAGACCCAATTGCTTTGAATTTGGTTACAGGGCTAAATAAACTGTCTTACAAAATGGGATTTGTGAAATATAGACCCAGAGAATTTTGGTCATCGGCTTCTGGTCCAATAGACAAACCCGCCCATACTCCCCATCCGCCCCGACCCGCCTTCCAACCCAGCTGAAGAGATGTGCCATCTCCATTCTCCTCCTCTCTGAAACTCCAGGATCGTGTCGCGCCGCACGAACCACTGCTATCCCCTCTCTGGTTTCAACGCCAGCGTTCTCATCTCTGCTAGCCTGCCTCCACTCATTCTAGCCTTCACCTTCGTCACCACTTCACTTTCCTTCGCGGAAGACACGTTGCTTAGACTGAGTTATCGCCGCCTGAACTCGAACCCCGACGAGGAAAGATTGGCGGGAGATCCTCTTCAACTAGGTTCTCCCCAGACGAATGGCGCTGATCGACGGCGGTTGAATTTGCGAGCTCGATGGAGCAGTGTACATCTTCTTCCTTCCCCTTTAGGGTTTTACAGAGTCAAATTTGACCCCATTTTTTCTTCCCAACCACCGTCGTCACCGGCGACCATGCACCGTATCCCGCAATGGCACCATTTCCCGTCACGAATTTCAATTTATCGTCCTACACTCTAAATTATCGCTCCAAAACGGTACGCTTTTTTATCACTTGATTTTATCGTTGAGATCCTAGGCCCAATCTATTCTGAGCTCTCAGGTTTTCAATTCAATGGATTCGTGTCAAATCTCTAGCTCAATGGGCGTATCGAACCTACCATTGCAAAGAAGAAAATCGATTGTGTTTTTAAGTGTTTCAGAGCTTCATACATGATAATGGGTTCGAGCAATGAATTCTTTAGTCCTTTTAGGTCATAGGATGGTTCACAAGTTTTCACATTGTGTGAACATTTGTAGGAATTTATGCAATCAACCTTTTCACTGCGATGATGATGAGGTTCGGAGTGGTTTTGAATTGGTtgaggagcctttgaagaaaatgtGTGCTACCTCTTGTGACACTGTTGATTTTGATCCGAATGAGGATAATGCTAGCTTAGACAGGAAGCATTTTTTGCATAGGAATGGGTCCATAGAAAATGTGGGAATGGATGCTGAGAAAATTCTCGAGGTTCTTGGACAGGATAGTCCCGAGTTAGATTTTAGACGGGCTTTGGATGGATTGCGTGTTAGGCCATCAGCTTTTCTCGTGAGGGAGGTTCTGTATGGGATGTTGAAAGGCATAAACTGTGAAAACAAGGGGAGATGCGCTAAACTGGCATACAAATTTTTTCTGTGGTGTGGGCAGCAGGAGGGTTACTGGCACACTGCAAATTCCTATCACTTGGTTCTGCAGATATTTGCCGAGTGTGATGAGTTTCAAGCAATGTGGAGGCTTGTTGATGAGATGATTGAGAAAGGATTTCCAGCTACTGCTCGCACTTTCCACATTTTGATCTGCACTTGTGGTGAGGCAGGGTTTGCTAGGAAGTTGGTGATGAAGTTCATTAAGTCAAAATCATTTAACTACCGGCCCTTTAGGCACTCCTACAATGCAATTCTCCACTGTCTTCTTGTTTTAAACCAGTACCGTTTGATTGAGTGGGTTTATAGGCAGATGTTGCTTGATGGTTTTTCCTCTGATGTTTTGACTTACAACATTGTTATGTTAGCAAAGTATCGACTTGGAAAATTCAATCACTTTAACAGGTTGCTTTATGAGATGGGTAGAAATGGTCATTCTCCTGATTTTCATACTTACAACATTCTTCTTCATGTTCTTGGTAAAGGAGATAAACCTCTTGCAGCTCTTAATCttctaaatagcatgaaagaaactGGTATAGAGCCAACTGTTCTTCATTTCACCACAttaattgatggactaagcagaGCTGGAAATCTAGAGGCTTGCAAATATTATTTTGACGAAATGATAAAAAATGGGTGTATGCCAGATGTGGTGGCATACACTGTAATGATCACAGGATATGTGGTGGCTGGTGATCTTGAAAGAGCTCAGGAAATGTTCAATGAGATGATTTCTAGAGGACAAATCCCAAATGTATTTACATACAATTCCATGATTCGCGGATTATGTATGGCCAGAAAGTTTGATGAAGCATGCTCAATGCTACAGGAAATGGAGGCCAAAGGTTGTAGTCCAAATTTTATTGTCTATACTACACTAGTGAGTAATTTACGGAATGCTGGAAAGCTTGCTTTAGCACATAAAGTGATAAGGCAGATGATGGAGAAGGGGAAGTATACCCACCTTATTTCAAGCATCAAGGTGAAAAGGCGCAAGAAATAGCAGATATAGATTGTCTCATAGGGGATTTTAATCACTGGGTTTTCAAGTAACTCTGATGGTTATGCAGCTAGTTATTAAGCCGGAGAACCAAAGTATGTGATTTCTCccttctaatatatattttctttagTGACTATTATACGACATGTAACCCTGAatcttatcattttattttaatatgtgaTCAATGCC
Encoded here:
- the LOC112751788 gene encoding pentatricopeptide repeat-containing protein At3g60050 isoform X2, which encodes MCATSCDTVDFDPNEDNASLDRKHFLHRNGSIENVGMDAEKILEVLGQDSPELDFRRALDGLRVRPSAFLVREVLYGMLKGINCENKGRCAKLAYKFFLWCGQQEGYWHTANSYHLVLQIFAECDEFQAMWRLVDEMIEKGFPATARTFHILICTCGEAGFARKLVMKFIKSKSFNYRPFRHSYNAILHCLLVLNQYRLIEWVYRQMLLDGFSSDVLTYNIVMLAKYRLGKFNHFNRLLYEMGRNGHSPDFHTYNILLHVLGKGDKPLAALNLLNSMKETGIEPTVLHFTTLIDGLSRAGNLEACKYYFDEMIKNGCMPDVVAYTVMITGYVVAGDLERAQEMFNEMISRGQIPNVFTYNSMIRGLCMARKFDEACSMLQEMEAKGCSPNFIVYTTLVSNLRNAGKLALAHKVIRQMMEKGKYTHLISSIKVKRRKK
- the LOC112751788 gene encoding pentatricopeptide repeat-containing protein At3g60050 isoform X1, whose translation is MNSLVLLGHRMVHKFSHCVNICRNLCNQPFHCDDDEVRSGFELVEEPLKKMCATSCDTVDFDPNEDNASLDRKHFLHRNGSIENVGMDAEKILEVLGQDSPELDFRRALDGLRVRPSAFLVREVLYGMLKGINCENKGRCAKLAYKFFLWCGQQEGYWHTANSYHLVLQIFAECDEFQAMWRLVDEMIEKGFPATARTFHILICTCGEAGFARKLVMKFIKSKSFNYRPFRHSYNAILHCLLVLNQYRLIEWVYRQMLLDGFSSDVLTYNIVMLAKYRLGKFNHFNRLLYEMGRNGHSPDFHTYNILLHVLGKGDKPLAALNLLNSMKETGIEPTVLHFTTLIDGLSRAGNLEACKYYFDEMIKNGCMPDVVAYTVMITGYVVAGDLERAQEMFNEMISRGQIPNVFTYNSMIRGLCMARKFDEACSMLQEMEAKGCSPNFIVYTTLVSNLRNAGKLALAHKVIRQMMEKGKYTHLISSIKVKRRKK